Proteins from a genomic interval of Staphylococcus debuckii:
- a CDS encoding DUF927 domain-containing protein, with amino-acid sequence MAELPTEITEIVNDSNAAESIPTNYQVRDNGWLYKMVEKGRGDDKQVVPILITSTPPFITKKYKDIETNEFTYEMTFNNGGRTYQFPVFARDLADATHLIGLASRGLDVNTTNRTDLVNYISMYMRLNPLPITNIVTRLGHVGKYFVHPLDSEIELTIHEQGYKNIANQFKTKGTLQGYADNVFNLISNSYPAMMMLYASCGSILLHDFDVEPFIVDLSGASSRGKTTALKVASSVWGTSKLISEWNTTRVNIERKSAFLNSYPLLLDDSRKANPYMIPDVIYQFSGGREKGRGNKSSIEVERTWQNIMLSTGETSLADSGNEKAGIGARVITLQDDPFNSDVSFIDLYEGINNQYGTLGMAFMEQYRKNKEGYYNSFKSHEKRLIEKAGTNEIVARIGRAFALLQVAGEIINDIEGFQHDPYTTLDRTYNKMLETNKNIDKPKQLLEELLQYLDANRNHIEGEGYYTVTNGDVKAIYKRDYLLVMGETLKQFLGHELHSITKSWNERSYLITDKQKLTKRVGHKGKKPRGYAIKEEIIKQLDFDFNQYHSDYE; translated from the coding sequence ATGGCCGAACTACCCACAGAAATTACAGAAATCGTCAATGATAGTAATGCCGCCGAGAGTATACCAACTAATTACCAAGTACGCGATAATGGATGGTTATATAAAATGGTGGAAAAAGGTAGAGGTGACGATAAGCAAGTTGTTCCAATTTTAATCACTTCGACACCGCCATTTATTACTAAAAAGTATAAAGATATTGAAACAAACGAGTTTACTTATGAAATGACCTTTAATAACGGTGGCAGAACTTACCAGTTTCCCGTGTTTGCTCGTGACTTAGCAGACGCTACACATTTAATCGGGCTAGCTAGCAGAGGTTTAGATGTAAACACTACAAATCGTACTGATCTCGTTAACTATATAAGCATGTATATGCGACTGAACCCGTTGCCTATAACAAATATAGTCACTCGATTAGGCCATGTAGGTAAATACTTTGTACATCCGTTGGATAGCGAAATTGAGTTGACGATTCATGAACAGGGTTATAAAAACATTGCGAACCAATTCAAGACTAAAGGAACATTGCAAGGTTACGCTGATAATGTTTTTAATCTTATATCCAATTCATACCCTGCCATGATGATGTTGTATGCGTCTTGTGGCTCGATATTGCTTCATGATTTTGATGTAGAACCTTTTATTGTAGATTTAAGCGGGGCTAGTTCACGAGGTAAAACAACAGCTTTAAAGGTAGCTAGCAGTGTGTGGGGAACTTCAAAACTTATCAGTGAATGGAATACAACCAGAGTCAATATTGAACGCAAATCTGCATTCTTGAACAGCTATCCACTTCTTTTAGACGACTCAAGAAAAGCGAACCCTTATATGATACCAGATGTCATATACCAATTTAGTGGTGGTCGTGAAAAGGGTCGTGGGAACAAGTCGAGTATTGAAGTAGAGAGAACATGGCAAAACATTATGCTTTCAACAGGTGAAACATCTTTAGCGGATAGCGGCAATGAAAAAGCTGGTATTGGTGCTAGGGTTATTACATTGCAAGATGACCCATTTAACAGTGATGTTTCTTTTATTGATTTGTACGAAGGCATTAACAATCAGTACGGCACGTTAGGCATGGCTTTCATGGAACAATACCGCAAAAACAAAGAAGGCTACTATAACTCATTTAAAAGCCACGAGAAGCGTCTCATCGAAAAGGCTGGAACAAATGAGATTGTCGCAAGAATAGGCAGGGCTTTCGCTTTGTTACAGGTTGCTGGTGAAATCATCAATGATATTGAAGGGTTTCAACATGATCCATACACCACGTTAGACCGAACTTATAATAAAATGCTTGAAACCAATAAGAACATTGATAAGCCTAAGCAGTTACTAGAAGAACTTTTACAGTATTTGGACGCTAACCGCAACCACATTGAAGGCGAGGGTTATTACACTGTAACTAATGGTGATGTAAAAGCAATATACAAACGTGATTATCTGTTGGTAATGGGTGAAACTTTGAAACAATTTTTAGGGCATGAGTTACACAGTATTACTAAATCGTGGAACGAAAGAAGCTATCTCATAACAGATAAACAGAAATTAACCAAAAGAGTTGGGCATAAAGGAAAAAAGCCGAGAGGTTATGCGATTAAAGAAGAAATTATAAAGCAACTAGATTTTGATTTTAACCAATATCATTCTGACTATGAATAA